The sequence below is a genomic window from Bombus affinis isolate iyBomAffi1 chromosome 13, iyBomAffi1.2, whole genome shotgun sequence.
ACCGGGTAATTCGTAAGTATACGACAAGCTGATACCTGCTTTGCCCATAGCCCAATCATCGCTGCCTCCAGCAGCTGGAtctaataattttgaaaaaaaaatataaaataaataaattgtataagTAATGATAATACAGATAAGAAGAGTAGATAGTAGCTACTTGACTTGACGTGCTACTTGTAACAAAAATTTTATGGaagattatataatatataaccgctcgaaaaacggcacgaacttataggATGACTTAATAGATTTTGATTTTTATCTTGCAAGTAAGATCAGTTCGAAAGAATTGCTTACACAGATGATTGGCAGAAGTTCCATAAGTGTATTGAGTTTTACGAGATTTGGCGATAGCTGTTGCACACTGGATGGCAACCTTACGCTGGGAAAATCAAAATAAAGATGTTCTTAATAACAAAACATCTAGAACTTCGTAGATGCGATTAACACctgttagaaaaatttactaaCCAGTTCTGGTTCGTTAGAAGGTACCTTAGACGTCCAGCCCCAAGGGTATAAGATGTACTGTAAAAGttatatttccaatattttattatgtacAGCATTGCTTTGATAATTCGCCTACTAATAGAAAATAACGCGCCGATTCCATTAAATTTTTAAGTATTCTAAATCACATTTATATATCCATAAAATTTCGAACGTGCAACTATTCCGCTGTATTTATATGATGAAAGTAATTTTTCAATTAGTAAAAGTTTACGGTATACGAATACGTGACCAGCAAGCGGAATGAAAATGTGCCGCTTTTCAATTTGTTTGAAATGTTCAAAAAATTAAATCAGTATTCCTTGAtcctatttaattaaaatttgatcAGTTACCTGGCCGTAGGAATGGAACGTAAGGTAGGCCTTGATCTGTCCTTTTCGTGCCAAAATAAAATCTCTCAAGTGTTGGTTTTCCGGCTCGGAGAATGGTCTAGGCCCGGCGTAAGTATCGCTGCATGGGTTGTTGGATGCACCAGTTGCTACaaacaaataattatattttaattaataaaaataacaaaatacgAAGGATAATTCTCCTTGTGTAGCTATCGTCTctctaataattaaaaaatattatttttgaaagaAATGCGCTTCACTTTGTATAATAGGGGAAACTAAAATTGCATCAAGTGAAAAATGAACAATCTTCCAAGGGAGCAGCGGGTTGAAGGTAATCTAACGAAAATGTTTAGAACACACGTCGAATTTCCTCGCGAAATCTTTAATACGAGAAAATGATGCCACGAATTTTTCGTAACAAGCAACTTTTAAATAGTAGAACAAATTAGAGGTATCTGAATTTAGAGACTTGCTGCTCCGCTATCATCTTTATCTCGTGCTATTTTTATTTGGTAGAAATTTAGcaaataagaaaaattaaagCTGGAAATGACTCTCGAAATAATCTCGATACtgcgaattatttcaattaacagGCAGAAATGTTTTCGGTAAAGTTAATGTGGAATATCAAGGTGTACCTAAATCATAGAAATGGCGTAAATGAATAAATTTTAcacaaatttttcgtttgaacgTATGCCGTtggataaaataaatacaatttccATACTTTTTCCTATACTTCCCCGTACAAGTGATAAGTCAAGAAGCAAAGAATTTCTAATTTATCCCAACTCTTGATACAAGTATTTCCTCAATACAATTAAAATTCACTTCCTCGATCAGTATAAATTCGAATAATCGTTAGAGTCAAAATTCCGAGAATGAATCAGCATCTCAAATTGATGAAAACGTTTATAGCTATTAAACCGCTTCTTTTCCTGTATGTCACGTAAGATTGATATTCCGAAATCGTCGTTTCGATAGAGCGTGAATAAAGAGGTGACATTGTGAGCGCAACGAAATTCACGATCGACGTCCGAATTACGTCACCGAATAGCTCACACACTCCGTCAAAAGTCAGCTTATCAAACGAAAAAGGATAGAGAAATAACGAGCAAGTTTTTATCACGCCTGATCGTAACTTGTCTAGAGAACGACAGATAATTGCGCTCCAAAGAAAAGTTAGAGAGAACAATAGCTGAGTTAACCGTGACACAGTACATTTCTCGTAGTAGgagacatatacatatatgagaaAGATAAAGAGAGAAACGTGTTAGTTAACAATTGCATGGCCCCATTCTTGTGAAGTTATTTGCCAGCTAGAAATTGTTTATACCGTCATCTAAACAAGATGTCGCTAATTAATTTGCGATATAGTATCTATCACCGTTTCGAAATACAGCGATAAAACATTCTGATCCTATCGCAAACATGTTTGCATAATGAATCGTatttattaggtcgtccgaaaagtttctttcattttataagaaaataatggatgcacaacattttccgttttatattattttatcgaattacgtatgatccattttgttctatcaaaataaagatcacaacattcgacagattaggtttcatgtttgtgcaaagatgcatcgttgtaaaagacgtgtctctaaaagaaagacacttttcggacaacttaatatTAAAATCGTGGCCGTATGAATCTCGATTGAATTTGCACAGGTATAAAAAGTTTTTCTAACAGAtatttctccttttctcttttgcagtaaatattataattttcttattGAGACTTTTTTCTCGATCAATCGAACGATGTTTAACTCGATGTTGATAATACACTATCTATAGTCTGGTCGTTTACACGCGCTACAATATCATTAtcattgaaatattaatttcatttgttggAATTATCATTTGATAAAAGAGGAACGTGTAAACATTTAAGCAGATTTTTAATCGATCGACACGACGATTAATTGCTAATAATTAAatctaattattaataatttgtttcttcaaCGAGCACAAGGTTTTATAAGACGTCTGCCTTAGATACATTGTATTGTAAgtaaaaaatggaaatttaccCATCCATTCCATGTCGTAATTTCGGTTCCCATCGACACCCTTGCAAGTCAATCCCGTGTTTGATCTTGTTTTTCTCCACAATCGGTTCTAAAGTAcattttgtaaaatatgtacCGATTAAAAGTTCTTCGAATGGTTTGATAGGATGGATAATTCTTGTTATCAATGAAATATCCTTACCGAAGATTTGCTGTGCGTAAATTCGTAGCCATCCGGATTCAAAACTGGTAGAACGTACCAGTCGATATTCGTCAAAAGATTTTTGTGACCTGTCAATAGTAGCTCTACCATGTAAAGAACTGTTGCTGGAGCGATCCATTCCCTAGCATGAATTCCGCCATCAATGAAAATAGCCGGTTTATTCTGCCCACCCGTCGACAACTTTAAGACTTTCATCGATCGTCCTTCATAAGAATTACCTATGGTAATTAAGGAGGCTACATCGGCGTAAGTGTTTGTTAGATAGTTTAGATATTCGTTTACCTGTAAATAatttaaacaattattattttattatcgttgCATGGCCGGTCCCTTCTTccaaataatttcaataatatgTATTCCATTAAAAAATAAGATCAAATTTTAATAGCTCGAACGGTCTCCTAAACCTCGATTAGCATAGATTTCTTTTTCAACTATGatctaattataattataatctgTAACGTTGTGGATTTTTTGAGCTTACGTACTTCTTTATAGTTAGGATAGTAAGTAAAAGATAAATGCCCGGAAGCAGCATAGTTCTTGGTTAGTGCCTTTAATTTACGCTCCATTCCTTGCGCAATGTATTCTTGCATGACCAGTCGTTGAACATCGTCGATCAGAACCGTGTAATTCATACGATGTTGCTTAAGGAGATTTTTGAACTCTTCGATTTCGTCCGCCGTCACGAAAACGTCCACGAGATCATGAGTGCTTCTTACAAAATCGAATCCAGGTGTGTCCACGTAATTTTTCAGCAACGAGAGTTGTTCGGCTGTCTCGTAGGAAATAGAAAGCGCCTGCATCctatcaattttttaaaggtatcCTGCTTACGTTTGATTTGTAACTTTTTAGCGAAAACGAGATATCCAAGTAGTCGAAATACTCTTTGTAATTCGAgattaaattagaaatttagATATTCGAATCTTTTCTCTCGAAGTATTCTGTTTCTCTTATACTTGAATATAAAGCTCTTTCTACCAAGATTCTAAGTAAGGAAAGATGTCTTAACAAGAAAGTTTGATCGAGAATGCACTTCGAAATCATAAATCATCCGATTGAAGCCTACAAAATTTTAAGAGCACTTAAACGATAAAACTTCCTCGCGTTCTTACATTTTTGCATGAACGATCGCATAAATAAcgtattattgttaataatcatcgaataaaagtagaaaagaaaaaatacatatatatatacatatacgtataaaagTAAAACGTACCCATTCAAGGGAGGAAGAACTTCTTCGTCGACGGCTAGGACAGCCGCGACAAAAATTGTCGCGATTATAAAGAAGATACGCATGATGACTGTTTTCGATTGAAACTACTCgttatttctcttttatatatCGCATCGTATCTACGCAAACCAATCAAGATTCATTTACGTGATACGAAATATATTGTTCGCTGCATTTAACAAGGCTTCTAGATTGGAAAAATGTTTGGAAATATGAAATCGTTACCAGAAGTAATAGAAAGTCAGATAAGATCAATCTGAGAAAGACAGACACAGTTATCTCAacagatagcgttaaagatttcATGTATTAAGACTTCAATTGTAGAATCAATGATTCGACAATCACTTTTTCGTTTGAAAACACTCGATAATATTGATATACGGTTTATTCAATGATAAGAATCATGCatcattaatataataaatctcTTGTCTGATTAGTTCTGTATATGGTGCAAAGGACCTGCGGAATTCAATTTTTcgataaataaatagaataatcGCAATGCTATAAGTTTAATTAGTTAATCCTTTTAAACGATCGATCGAAGTAATTGTTCAAGTAAAAGTCAAATATTACTCGAGTAAATACTCCGATCTATCTAGGTTTGCATAATGAATTTTCTAATCTTTCGTGCATTCTACGTGCATATTTCAAAGTGCATACTTTTAAATATGTCCATACACAAATTCTGGTCCAAGTTTCGAACATAGCTTGcgagaaatttaatattacttCAGCTAATGCATCGATCTATTGAGTAGAATTCGTAAATCTCTATACAGGCATTTCATAGGTTGAAAGAAACGTAACAAAGAAAACTGAAAGCCTAATCGTGTGGACGCACAATTTGTTCAATTGATGGGAATATGGGAATCTAGATGGAAGCGACGCTCACTTTTATCATACGTAGGTAAGGAAGAGAGTGAATTTCCAACATATGGGTTACCTTTGATACTTGAATTACACTGTACTTTTATTTTACACGtgaaatttatatgtatataaattctTCTATCCTTATCGCAGGCATTCAGTTTCGTTGATATTGGTTCTTAATATTCAAATCTTCACAGGAGACTATAGATATATCTTAACTTAGGTTAAATATCTTTGGTACTTTTGGTAATTGCACATTAATATTACACTGTGATGTCACCCACACTGTGATGGAATCAAAAGTGGCGCTTTTCTCAGAAAGAAAAAATCGCAGTCTTCCAGCTTTTTTTCCAGCAGTGTAACTATAGAACAGCTAACTATCCTCCGATATTgattttgtatatattatagaaatcaatattctgaataattttttcctatacatataaGTGGTGGACTCGCCACTTAATTTCACTTCACAGTTAATTTTAGCTATAATTGTGCATCTGCGGTATGCGTCAGTATTGGCTACCGGCCTCTGGCcgcttattttctgtttataaaCGAGAGTCAGGCGAGCTTAAAGACCTCAGACATAATCTGCATATGCGAAGCTGTAAGAAGCGTTTGTCACAACttataattcaattaaaagTGCATAGGATTAATATATTGGGTTTAGGTTTATGTTAGATTTTTCAATCCGGCCGCCGCAAGGCAGCTGGCAATGCTTAcataaatttataacaaattaattataaaaatagtaGGAGAacgaataattgatattattttatggaAACATTACGGATTGAGAGAGCAACTCCAAGCTCAGAcccaatatatttataataattgcgTTTAATTGAGTTATAACAGGCATTTTTTACAATCTTAGATACGCACGTTGTGCACGGGACCTTTAAGGTCGTCAGATCCTCGTTTATAAACAGAAGATAAGTGGCCAGTAATCAATACTAACATATGCGCTTTCACAATTTACACAGACTGCAGGCAGAATTTACAGTAGCGGTAACGGTAGTTCTCTGCAAATACTTTAGAAACTAAGCGTGTCCAGCACTTACATATGTGGAAAAATGTCAGCTAAAATGATGAATTTCACAACATATCCAAAAATCATTGAAGTCAGAGGGTAGGTAGCTTTTCTACAGTTTCACACATCATAGCAGCGAGGGACCCTTATGTCTTAGTTTTCCAACAAGAAATTTTAAGCGGAAGTAATCTTTTTGGTAGCTGAGCGGAAGTTTGAAAAAGTTTGAAAAAGCTAACGAAAGACAGGTAATTTCTCTATCCCTCCTTGTCCTACATAGTTCATACGTCTGTTC
It includes:
- the LOC126922999 gene encoding carboxypeptidase B-like, producing MRIFFIIATIFVAAVLAVDEEVLPPLNGMQALSISYETAEQLSLLKNYVDTPGFDFVRSTHDLVDVFVTADEIEEFKNLLKQHRMNYTVLIDDVQRLVMQEYIAQGMERKLKALTKNYAASGHLSFTYYPNYKEVNEYLNYLTNTYADVASLITIGNSYEGRSMKVLKLSTGGQNKPAIFIDGGIHAREWIAPATVLYMVELLLTGHKNLLTNIDWYVLPVLNPDGYEFTHSKSSNRLWRKTRSNTGLTCKGVDGNRNYDMEWMATGASNNPCSDTYAGPRPFSEPENQHLRDFILARKGQIKAYLTFHSYGQYILYPWGWTSKVPSNEPELRKVAIQCATAIAKSRKTQYTYGTSANHLYPAAGGSDDWAMGKAGISLSYTYELPGGNYGFLLPASEIKPVGIETFEAIKVIHQYVTEKYVSH